Within the Rhizobium grahamii genome, the region CCGTGGTCGACGCGCCGAGATGCGGTGTGCAGACGACGTTGGGAAGGCCGAACAGCGGGCTTTCCTTGGCGGGCTCGACTTCGAAGACGTCGAAGCCGGCGCCGGCGACGTGGCCCGACTTGATGGCTTCGGCAAGTGCTGCTTCGTCAACCAGGCCGCCACGGGCGCAATTGATGATGCGAACCCCGGGCTTGGTCTTGGCGAGGTTTTCCTTGCCGAGAATGCCGCGGGTCTTGTCTGTCATCGGCACGTGCAGCGTGATGAAGTCGGCCTTGGCCAGCAGCTCGTCGAGCTCGACCTTGGTGACGCCCATCTCCTGAGCGCGCTCAGCCGACAGGAAGGGGTCGTAGGCAAGAACGTGCATGCCGAGGCCAATGGCCTTCTTGCAGACGATGCCGCCGATATTGCCGGCGCCGATGACGCCGAGCGTCTTGCCGGTGATTTCGACACCCATGAACTTCGACTTTTCCCACTTGCCGGCCTGCGTGGACGAATCCGCTGCAGGCAGTTGGCGGGCAACGGCAAACATCAGAGCGATGGCGTGTTCGGCCGTCGTGATCGAGTTGCCGAACGGCGTGTTCATGACGATGATGCCGCGCTTCGAAGCAGCCGGGATATCGACGTTGTCGACGCCGATGCCGGCGCGGCCGATGACCTTCAGGTTGGTTGCGGCGGCGATCAGCTTTTCCGTCGCCTTGGTGGCGGAACGGATGGCGAGACCGTCGTAGTTGCCGATGATTTCGGCGAGCTTGTCCTTGTCTTTGCCGAGCTGCGGCTGGAAATCGACTTCGACGCCGCGATCACGGAAGATCTGGACGGCGGTTTCCGACAGTTCGTCGGATACGAGAACGCGAGGTGCCATTGGGGGCTTCCTTCAAAAGGTTCAACGATGGAATGTAATCGGGATTGCGAGGCTCCGCCTTTTCAGCGGAGCCGGATGCGATCAACTCAGGCAGCCGCCTGGGAAAGCGTCGCCTTCTGGGTCGAAAACGCCCAGGAGAGCCACGGCATCAGCTTCCGCATGTCGGCCGTTTCGATCGTGGCGCCGGCCCAGATGCGCAGGCCCGACGGCGCGTCACGGTAATGGCCGATGTCGTAGGCGACACCTTCCTTGTCGAGCAGGCTGACGATGCCCTTGGC harbors:
- the serA gene encoding phosphoglycerate dehydrogenase — translated: MAPRVLVSDELSETAVQIFRDRGVEVDFQPQLGKDKDKLAEIIGNYDGLAIRSATKATEKLIAAATNLKVIGRAGIGVDNVDIPAASKRGIIVMNTPFGNSITTAEHAIALMFAVARQLPAADSSTQAGKWEKSKFMGVEITGKTLGVIGAGNIGGIVCKKAIGLGMHVLAYDPFLSAERAQEMGVTKVELDELLAKADFITLHVPMTDKTRGILGKENLAKTKPGVRIINCARGGLVDEAALAEAIKSGHVAGAGFDVFEVEPAKESPLFGLPNVVCTPHLGASTTEAQENVALQVAEQMSDYLVKGAVSNAINMPSITAEEAPILKPFIKLADVLGAFVGQVSEDPIKEIEILYDGATATMNTKALTSALLAGLIRNQVADVNMVSAPIMIKEKGIVLSEVKRDKTGVYDGYIKLTVTTDKQTRSVAGTVFSDGKPRFIQIKGINLDADVGANMVYISNTDVPGMIGFIGTTLGAANVNIANFQLGRGEQGGDAIALLYVDGPVSDEVLGKLTANAAIRQAKPLVFAVD